In Romboutsia lituseburensis, a genomic segment contains:
- a CDS encoding 4Fe-4S binding protein, producing the protein MAKGTVSFNQDLCKGCGLCVEACPVKIVAMDNTHINKKGYNPATVVDMDKCIGCTNCATMCPDSVITVERD; encoded by the coding sequence ATGGCTAAAGGAACAGTATCTTTTAATCAAGACCTTTGTAAAGGTTGTGGATTATGTGTAGAAGCATGTCCAGTGAAAATTGTAGCAATGGACAATACTCATATCAATAAGAAGGGCTACAATCCAGCAACAGTTGTTGATATGGATAAGTGTATAGGATGTACAAACTGTGCTACTATGTGTCCAGACTCTGTTATAACAGTAGAGAGAGACTAA
- a CDS encoding ATP-binding protein produces MIINDKRIRIIIGHYGSGKSEFAINYVTKLRKEVKGKVALADLDVVNVYFRTREKKDLLKSLDILPIDSSIDAPTLDLPAVSAQVATPMNDESYDYVIDVGGDNVGARVVGRFNHLIKENDYDMFCVVNANREQTQTADKVIDHIRAIEKSSGLKVTGLINNTHLIRSTTVEDVLRGQKLVQEVSKLCNIPVKYVACLENLVPELPKDLEGEIFPIQLYMREAWM; encoded by the coding sequence ATGATAATTAATGATAAAAGAATAAGAATCATAATAGGACATTATGGAAGTGGAAAAAGTGAATTTGCAATTAACTATGTAACTAAGTTAAGAAAAGAAGTAAAAGGAAAAGTTGCTTTAGCAGACTTAGATGTAGTGAATGTTTATTTTAGAACTAGAGAGAAAAAAGACTTATTAAAATCTTTAGATATACTTCCAATAGATAGTTCAATAGATGCACCAACTTTAGATTTACCCGCAGTATCAGCTCAAGTAGCAACTCCAATGAATGATGAATCTTATGACTATGTTATAGATGTTGGAGGAGATAATGTAGGTGCTAGAGTGGTAGGAAGATTTAATCATTTAATAAAAGAAAATGATTATGATATGTTTTGTGTAGTAAATGCAAATAGAGAGCAAACTCAGACTGCTGACAAGGTCATTGATCATATAAGAGCAATAGAAAAGTCTTCAGGTTTAAAAGTAACAGGACTTATAAACAATACCCATCTTATCAGATCTACTACTGTAGAAGATGTATTAAGAGGGCAAAAACTAGTACAGGAAGTATCAAAATTATGTAATATACCAGTTAAGTATGTTGCATGTTTAGAAAATCTTGTACCTGAATTACCTAAAGACTTAGAAGGGGAGATATTCCCAATACAGCTTTATATGAGAGAAGCTTGGATGTAA
- the buk gene encoding butyrate kinase: protein MNNVFKILTINPGSTSTKIAVFDNEDLVFEKTLRHSSEEIGQYEKISDQFEFRKTVIEEALAEGGVKTSDLDAVVGRGGLLKPIKGGTYSVNEAMIEDLKVGVLGEHASNLGGIIAKQIGDEVNIPSYIVDPVVVDEMNDVARVSGIPEIDRKSIFHALNQKATARRAAKELEKEYSECNFIVAHMGGGISVGAHEKGRVIDVANALDGEGPFSPERSGGLPVGDLVKMCFSGKYTLDQIKKRIKGNGGLVGYLNTNDGREVEERISKGDEKAKLVYEAMAYQVSKEIGACASVLKGNVDLVLLTGGIAYSKLFTNMIEDRVKYISEVKIYPGEDEMIALAQGGLRVLTKEEEPQVYGLAIECM from the coding sequence ATGAATAATGTATTTAAAATACTGACAATAAATCCAGGATCAACGTCAACTAAGATAGCTGTATTTGACAATGAAGATTTAGTATTTGAAAAAACTTTAAGACATTCTTCAGAAGAAATAGGCCAATATGAAAAAATATCAGATCAATTTGAATTTAGAAAAACAGTAATAGAAGAAGCTTTAGCGGAAGGTGGAGTGAAAACTTCAGACTTAGATGCTGTAGTAGGTAGAGGTGGACTTTTAAAGCCTATAAAAGGTGGAACTTATTCAGTAAATGAAGCTATGATAGAGGATTTAAAGGTTGGGGTGCTAGGTGAACATGCATCAAATTTAGGTGGAATTATAGCTAAACAAATAGGTGATGAAGTTAATATACCATCATACATAGTAGATCCAGTTGTTGTAGATGAAATGAACGATGTAGCAAGGGTATCAGGTATACCAGAAATAGATAGAAAGAGTATATTCCATGCTCTTAATCAGAAAGCTACAGCAAGAAGAGCAGCAAAAGAATTAGAAAAAGAATATAGTGAATGTAACTTTATAGTAGCTCATATGGGTGGAGGAATATCTGTAGGGGCTCATGAAAAAGGTAGAGTTATAGATGTAGCTAATGCACTTGATGGTGAAGGACCATTTTCTCCAGAGAGAAGTGGTGGTTTACCAGTAGGTGATTTAGTAAAAATGTGCTTTAGTGGAAAATATACTTTAGATCAAATTAAAAAGAGAATTAAAGGTAATGGTGGTCTAGTAGGATATTTAAACACTAATGATGGTAGAGAAGTTGAAGAAAGAATATCTAAAGGCGATGAAAAAGCTAAACTAGTTTATGAAGCTATGGCCTATCAAGTAAGTAAGGAAATAGGGGCATGTGCATCAGTTCTTAAAGGCAATGTAGATTTAGTGCTTTTAACTGGTGGAATTGCTTACTCTAAATTATTTACAAACATGATAGAAGATAGAGTTAAGTATATATCTGAAGTTAAAATTTATCCTGGTGAAGATGAAATGATAGCATTAGCACAAGGAGGGCTAAGAGTTTTAACTAAAGAAGAGGAACCACAAGTTTATGGATTGGCTATAGAGTGTATGTAA
- the ptb gene encoding phosphate butyryltransferase: MRNFEEVVKFARERGPKTISVACCHDKEVLMAVEMARKEKIANAILIGDIEKTREIASSINIDLDNYELIDIKDLSEASLKAVELVSQGKSDMVMKGLVDTSIILKAVLNKEVGLRTGNVLSHVAVFDVEGYDRLFFITDAAMNLSPDVNIKKQIIENACTVAHSLDIDTPKVAALCAKEKVNPKMQDTIDAKELEEMCERGEIKGCIVGGPFALDNAVSLEAANHKGINHPVAGKADILLAPDIEAGNILYKSLVFFSKSKNAGVIVGAKAPIILTSRADNEETKLNSIALGVLMAAKA; this comes from the coding sequence ATGAGAAACTTTGAAGAAGTAGTAAAGTTTGCAAGAGAAAGAGGTCCTAAAACTATATCCGTAGCATGTTGTCATGATAAAGAAGTTTTAATGGCTGTAGAAATGGCAAGAAAAGAGAAGATAGCTAATGCTATTTTGATAGGCGATATAGAAAAGACAAGAGAGATAGCAAGTAGCATAAATATAGATTTAGATAACTATGAATTAATAGACATAAAAGACTTATCAGAAGCATCTCTAAAAGCAGTTGAATTGGTATCACAAGGTAAATCAGATATGGTTATGAAAGGGTTAGTAGATACATCAATAATCCTAAAAGCTGTATTAAATAAAGAAGTAGGTTTAAGAACTGGAAATGTTTTAAGCCATGTTGCAGTATTTGATGTTGAAGGATATGATAGATTATTCTTTATAACAGATGCAGCTATGAACTTATCTCCAGATGTGAATATTAAAAAACAAATTATAGAAAATGCATGCACAGTAGCACATTCATTAGATATAGACACTCCAAAAGTAGCTGCATTATGTGCTAAAGAAAAAGTAAATCCTAAAATGCAAGATACAATAGATGCAAAAGAATTAGAAGAAATGTGTGAAAGAGGCGAAATCAAAGGATGCATAGTTGGTGGACCATTCGCACTAGACAATGCTGTATCATTAGAAGCTGCAAATCATAAAGGCATAAATCATCCAGTAGCAGGCAAAGCAGATATATTATTAGCTCCAGACATAGAAGCTGGAAATATATTATATAAATCTTTAGTATTTTTCTCAAAATCAAAAAATGCAGGTGTTATAGTAGGGGCTAAAGCACCAATTATATTAACTTCAAGGGCTGACAACGAAGAAACTAAGTTAAATTCAATAGCTTTAGGCGTATTAATGGCAGCTAAAGCTTAA
- a CDS encoding YbbR-like domain-containing protein: protein MIEKFKTNTKIKLISLLSALVLWLYVMAVVDPEETKLFEGMPVTISNMDELRDKDLVIYPKMDLTTDISVSGKLSKLQKVNKDNIHIYGQINNPMEGSNDIYLRANTPGQVTHEIRNNILIVNLEKIVSEQKPIDIQAEGKHKLNVARATVDKGIDSIGVSGPRSQVKLVDKIVGVVDVGSNTNDFTAQIRLFPVDKDGNEVKDVELEKSSVTVNVELLKEKTVPIQIKFTQDSNPDIKLKDYTLSQENIVIKGKKDDVDKIEYIETEPLNINDIANSTSKDFGLNIPDGISTDTKYITIKLKTVKTIKESFVYTKPEIQIRNKTENTNISNIEIPDNINVNIEYLENIGTIIKEDIVLYIDMSQDISENQKYDIKYETKSDIKNVVIAPDKTL from the coding sequence ATGATAGAGAAATTTAAAACTAATACAAAAATAAAATTAATATCCCTGTTGAGTGCATTAGTGTTATGGTTATATGTTATGGCAGTAGTTGACCCAGAAGAGACAAAACTATTTGAAGGGATGCCAGTAACTATAAGTAACATGGATGAACTAAGAGATAAAGATCTTGTAATTTATCCTAAAATGGATCTTACTACAGATATATCTGTATCTGGTAAACTATCTAAACTACAAAAGGTTAATAAAGATAACATACATATTTATGGTCAAATAAATAATCCTATGGAGGGAAGTAATGATATTTATCTAAGAGCTAATACTCCAGGACAAGTAACTCATGAGATTAGAAATAATATTCTTATAGTTAATCTAGAAAAAATAGTAAGTGAGCAAAAACCGATTGATATACAAGCAGAAGGTAAACATAAGTTAAATGTAGCTAGAGCAACTGTTGATAAAGGTATAGATAGTATAGGAGTTTCAGGTCCTAGAAGCCAAGTTAAATTGGTAGATAAAATTGTTGGAGTAGTTGATGTAGGGTCAAACACAAATGACTTTACTGCTCAAATAAGACTATTTCCAGTAGACAAGGATGGAAATGAAGTAAAAGATGTTGAACTAGAAAAATCATCAGTAACAGTAAATGTAGAATTGTTAAAAGAAAAAACTGTACCTATACAAATTAAATTCACACAAGATAGTAATCCAGATATAAAACTAAAAGATTATACATTGAGTCAAGAAAATATAGTTATAAAAGGTAAAAAAGATGATGTAGATAAAATTGAGTATATAGAAACAGAGCCATTGAATATAAATGATATTGCTAATAGCACATCAAAGGATTTTGGATTAAATATACCTGATGGAATAAGTACAGATACAAAATATATAACTATTAAACTCAAAACAGTAAAAACAATTAAAGAATCCTTTGTTTATACAAAGCCTGAAATTCAAATAAGAAATAAAACAGAAAATACTAATATATCTAATATAGAGATACCAGATAATATAAATGTAAATATAGAGTACTTAGAAAATATCGGTACTATAATAAAAGAAGATATAGTCTTATATATAGATATGTCACAAGATATTAGTGAAAATCAAAAATATGATATAAAGTATGAAACAAAGTCTGATATAAAAAATGTGGTTATAGCTCCAGATAAAACACTATAA
- the cdaA gene encoding diadenylate cyclase CdaA, whose product MLDINSFFSGFVDIISRITINDVVDISIVAYIFYKIFMFIKDTRAEQVLKGILFLLVATQLSETFKLHTLYWILVKSLEIGVLAAVIIFQPELRAGLEHIGRAKFNFFGKNGPSVSEDSLNNTIEEIVEALYSLSRQKIGALIIMERQTKIGEIINTGTSIDGQVSRQLLINIFIPNTPLHDGAVVVRDSQVKAAACFLPLTESKDLSKDLGTRHRAAIGVSEVSDCISLIVSEETGDVSIAKAGKLYRNISKDRMTNILRSNLKSKSEEKSFFKGGIFR is encoded by the coding sequence GTGTTGGATATAAATTCTTTTTTCAGTGGTTTTGTGGATATAATTTCAAGAATAACTATAAATGATGTAGTTGATATATCCATAGTAGCATATATTTTTTATAAAATATTTATGTTTATAAAAGATACGAGAGCAGAACAAGTTTTAAAGGGGATATTATTCTTGTTAGTAGCAACTCAATTAAGCGAAACATTTAAATTACATACTCTTTATTGGATATTAGTTAAGAGTTTAGAAATTGGTGTTTTAGCAGCTGTAATAATATTTCAACCAGAACTTAGAGCAGGTCTAGAGCATATAGGGAGAGCCAAATTTAATTTTTTTGGGAAAAATGGACCGAGTGTTTCAGAAGATTCACTTAATAATACAATAGAAGAGATAGTAGAAGCATTATATTCTTTATCAAGACAGAAGATTGGTGCACTTATTATAATGGAAAGACAAACTAAAATAGGTGAAATAATAAATACTGGTACAAGCATAGATGGACAAGTATCTAGACAATTATTAATTAATATATTTATTCCAAATACTCCGTTGCATGATGGTGCAGTAGTAGTTAGAGATTCTCAAGTAAAAGCAGCAGCATGCTTTTTACCATTGACAGAAAGTAAGGATTTAAGTAAAGATTTAGGTACAAGGCATAGGGCAGCAATAGGTGTTAGTGAGGTTTCGGATTGTATATCGCTTATAGTTTCAGAAGAAACTGGAGATGTATCTATAGCTAAAGCAGGGAAGCTATACAGAAATATTTCTAAAGATAGAATGACAAATATACTAAGAAGCAATTTGAAATCAAAATCAGAAGAGAAAAGCTTTTTTAAAGGTGGTATATTCAGATGA
- the lysS gene encoding lysine--tRNA ligase, protein MNNDQQNVSNDQLQEDLSEVLQVRRDKLAKLQEMGRDPFKVSRYDRTSNSMEIKDDFENFEGKIVKIAGRIMSKRIQGKAGFIDIQDQEGRIQCYVRLDRIGEEEYAVFSTYDIGDIIGVEGEVFKTKKEEISVKANEVVLLSKSLQILPEKYHGLKDQDLRYRQRYVDLIVNPEVKDAFMTRTKALKALRSYLDERGFLEVETPILNTIAGGANARPFMTHHNTLDIPMYMRIANELYLKRLIVGGFDKVYEMGRMFRNEGMSIKHNPEYTAIELYQAYADYTDMMEITENVVAHMAEAATGSMKINYQGTEIDFTPPWRRMTMEDCVKEYTGVDFSTINTDEEALAVAKEKGIELTPGMRRGEVINAFFEEFGEDKLIQPTFITHHPVEVSPLAKRNVEDPRRTDRFEAFANKWELANAFSELNDPIDQKGRFMDQLRKKELGDDEACDMDEDFINALEVGLPPTGGLGIGIDRVMMLLTNAPSIRDVILFPTMKPLGKNSDEE, encoded by the coding sequence ATGAATAATGATCAACAAAATGTTAGCAATGATCAATTACAAGAAGACCTTAGTGAAGTTCTTCAAGTAAGAAGAGACAAATTAGCTAAATTACAAGAAATGGGAAGAGATCCTTTTAAAGTTAGTAGATATGATAGAACTAGTAATTCTATGGAAATAAAAGACGATTTCGAAAACTTCGAAGGAAAAATAGTTAAAATAGCAGGACGTATAATGAGCAAAAGAATCCAAGGAAAAGCTGGATTCATCGATATACAAGATCAAGAAGGTAGAATACAATGCTACGTTAGATTAGATAGAATAGGTGAAGAAGAATACGCTGTATTCTCTACATATGATATAGGGGATATAATAGGTGTTGAAGGTGAAGTATTCAAAACTAAAAAAGAAGAGATATCTGTAAAAGCTAATGAAGTTGTATTATTATCCAAATCTCTTCAAATATTACCAGAAAAATATCATGGATTAAAAGATCAAGATTTAAGATATAGACAAAGATATGTTGACTTAATAGTTAACCCAGAAGTAAAAGATGCATTTATGACTAGAACAAAAGCATTAAAAGCTTTAAGATCTTACTTAGATGAAAGAGGATTCTTAGAAGTTGAAACACCAATATTAAACACTATAGCTGGTGGAGCTAATGCTAGACCATTCATGACTCACCACAATACATTAGATATACCTATGTATATGAGAATAGCTAATGAATTATACTTAAAGAGACTTATAGTAGGTGGATTTGATAAAGTATATGAAATGGGAAGAATGTTCAGAAATGAAGGTATGTCTATAAAGCATAACCCTGAATACACTGCTATAGAATTATACCAAGCTTATGCAGATTATACAGATATGATGGAAATAACAGAAAATGTTGTTGCTCATATGGCTGAAGCTGCAACAGGAAGCATGAAAATAAATTACCAAGGAACTGAAATAGACTTTACTCCTCCATGGAGAAGAATGACAATGGAAGACTGTGTAAAAGAATACACAGGTGTAGATTTCTCTACTATAAATACAGATGAAGAAGCTTTAGCTGTTGCTAAGGAAAAAGGAATAGAGTTAACTCCTGGAATGAGAAGAGGAGAGGTTATAAATGCATTCTTCGAAGAATTCGGAGAAGATAAATTAATTCAACCTACTTTTATAACACATCATCCAGTTGAAGTATCACCGCTTGCTAAAAGAAATGTAGAGGATCCAAGAAGAACTGATAGATTCGAAGCTTTTGCAAATAAATGGGAGCTAGCTAATGCGTTCTCTGAACTTAATGACCCAATAGATCAAAAAGGAAGATTCATGGATCAATTAAGAAAGAAAGAGCTAGGAGACGATGAAGCTTGTGATATGGACGAAGATTTCATAAATGCTTTAGAAGTAGGTCTACCTCCTACAGGTGGTTTAGGAATAGGTATAGATAGAGTTATGATGTTATTAACTAATGCTCCATCTATAAGAGACGTTATATTATTCCCAACAATGAAACCATTAGGAAAAAATTCAGACGAAGAATAA
- the greA gene encoding transcription elongation factor GreA, with the protein MEDKKEILLTQEGYDKLEEEVELLKTVRRREVADRIKVAISFGDISENSEYDEAKNEQAQVEERIMKLENMIRRAVIIDESKIDSNVVTIGSIVKVNDVEFDEEVEYTIVGSAEADPYEGRISNESPVGKALLGRTIGDVVEVQVPDGVAQFKILEIRR; encoded by the coding sequence ATGGAAGATAAGAAAGAAATACTGTTAACTCAAGAAGGATACGATAAATTAGAGGAAGAGGTAGAACTTCTAAAAACTGTAAGAAGAAGAGAAGTAGCTGACAGAATAAAAGTAGCTATATCTTTCGGAGATATATCTGAAAACTCTGAGTATGATGAAGCTAAGAATGAGCAAGCTCAAGTAGAAGAGAGAATAATGAAGCTAGAAAATATGATAAGAAGAGCTGTTATCATAGATGAAAGCAAAATAGACAGTAATGTAGTTACAATAGGATCTATCGTTAAAGTAAATGATGTCGAATTCGATGAAGAAGTTGAATATACAATAGTAGGTTCAGCAGAAGCAGATCCATATGAAGGAAGAATATCAAATGAATCTCCAGTAGGAAAAGCTCTTTTAGGAAGAACTATAGGAGATGTTGTAGAAGTACAAGTACCAGATGGAGTAGCACAATTTAAGATATTAGAAATAAGAAGATAA
- the dusB gene encoding tRNA dihydrouridine synthase DusB — MKIGNLELENKVFLSPMAGVTDLPFRLICKEQNCGMLYTEMINAKALCYDDENTKKMLKIEEAEHPVAVQIFGSDPEFMGRAAEIMNEYPNEILDINMGCPAPKVIKNGDGSALMKNPKLAEEVLKVVVKNSKKPVTLKIRKGWDDNSINAVEIAKIAEASGISALAIHGRTREQYYSGKADWNIIAEIKNNIGIPVIGNGDVFSVEDARNMLDKTNCDAIMIGRGAQGNPWIFKRINHYMQTGEILSEPALEEKINTAIKHLNLAVKEHGEYIAVREMRKHIAWYLKGLRNSARIRDEINKIESHQEVVNRLNEYMQDCLTLE; from the coding sequence ATAAAAATAGGTAATCTTGAATTAGAAAATAAAGTTTTTTTATCACCTATGGCGGGTGTTACAGACCTTCCTTTTAGGCTTATATGTAAAGAACAAAACTGTGGTATGCTTTACACTGAAATGATAAATGCTAAAGCATTATGCTATGATGATGAAAATACTAAAAAAATGCTAAAAATAGAAGAAGCAGAACATCCTGTCGCAGTTCAAATATTTGGTTCTGATCCGGAATTTATGGGAAGAGCTGCTGAAATAATGAATGAATATCCAAATGAAATATTAGATATAAATATGGGATGTCCAGCTCCTAAGGTTATAAAAAATGGAGATGGATCAGCTTTAATGAAAAATCCTAAACTAGCAGAGGAAGTTTTAAAAGTGGTTGTTAAAAATTCTAAAAAACCTGTAACTTTAAAGATAAGAAAAGGATGGGATGACAATAGTATAAATGCTGTTGAAATTGCAAAAATAGCAGAAGCTAGTGGTATAAGTGCACTAGCTATACACGGTAGAACTAGAGAACAATATTACTCAGGAAAAGCAGACTGGAATATAATTGCAGAAATAAAGAATAATATAGGTATACCAGTTATAGGAAATGGAGATGTTTTTAGTGTAGAGGATGCTAGAAATATGTTAGACAAAACTAATTGTGATGCTATAATGATAGGTAGAGGTGCGCAAGGAAATCCTTGGATATTTAAGAGAATTAATCATTATATGCAAACAGGAGAAATATTATCGGAGCCTGCATTAGAAGAGAAAATAAATACAGCTATAAAACATTTAAATCTTGCAGTTAAAGAACATGGAGAATATATAGCTGTAAGAGAAATGAGAAAACATATAGCATGGTATTTAAAAGGTCTTAGAAATTCAGCAAGAATAAGAGATGAAATTAATAAGATAGAAAGTCATCAAGAAGTTGTAAATAGGCTTAATGAGTACATGCAAGACTGCTTGACATTAGAATAA
- a CDS encoding type III pantothenate kinase, with the protein MLLVFDVGNTNMVLGIYKNNELIKYWRINTDKDKTSDEYGILINNLFQYENIDMKAIDDVIISSVVPNVMHSLENFCIKYCNKQPKVVGPGIKTGLNIKYDNPKQVGADRIVNAVAGIEKYGYPLIIVDFGTATTFCAISDKGEYLGGTIAPGIKISSEALFQRASKLPRVELAKPGSTVCKSTVSAMQAGIIYGYVGLVDKIIDMMKKELNYDDIKVIATGGLSTLIASETDSIDSVDRFLTLEGLKLIHDKNRE; encoded by the coding sequence ATGCTTTTAGTATTTGACGTTGGAAATACCAATATGGTGTTAGGTATATATAAAAATAATGAGTTAATAAAATATTGGAGAATAAACACTGATAAGGATAAGACATCAGACGAGTATGGTATACTTATAAATAATTTATTCCAATACGAGAATATAGATATGAAAGCTATAGATGATGTTATAATATCTTCTGTAGTTCCGAATGTAATGCATTCACTAGAAAACTTCTGTATAAAATATTGTAATAAGCAACCTAAAGTTGTTGGACCTGGAATTAAAACAGGACTTAATATAAAATATGATAATCCAAAACAAGTTGGAGCAGACAGGATAGTAAATGCTGTTGCGGGAATAGAAAAGTATGGTTATCCATTAATTATAGTTGATTTTGGAACAGCTACTACATTCTGTGCAATATCAGATAAAGGAGAATATCTAGGAGGAACTATAGCTCCGGGTATAAAAATATCTAGTGAAGCTTTATTCCAAAGAGCATCTAAACTTCCTAGGGTTGAACTGGCAAAGCCAGGTTCAACGGTGTGTAAAAGTACAGTGTCAGCTATGCAAGCTGGTATAATATATGGATATGTTGGTTTAGTTGATAAAATAATAGATATGATGAAAAAAGAACTAAACTATGATGATATAAAAGTAATTGCTACTGGTGGGTTATCTACGTTGATAGCATCAGAAACAGACAGCATAGATAGTGTAGATAGATTCTTAACGTTAGAGGGATTGAAATTAATACACGATAAAAATAGAGAATAG
- a CDS encoding ECF transporter S component, whose amino-acid sequence MMNSKSSKVEASNMTMVQPQARKKLNVRRMTVIAVLSSISIMLSMVPGIGYIPIGPTNATIMHIPVIIGAIVEGPVVGMAVGFIFGLTSMLRALTMPTITSFAFINPLVSIIPRVLIGIVAYYVYQLVVKLTKSVCLSGWLSGLIGSLVNTIGVLGMIYILYGERYAKALGESASAAKTLILTIATTNGIPEAVVGGFLVSAVAVVLKKRKK is encoded by the coding sequence ATGATGAATTCAAAATCATCAAAAGTTGAGGCATCAAATATGACGATGGTTCAACCACAAGCTAGAAAAAAACTAAATGTAAGAAGGATGACAGTAATAGCAGTATTATCTTCTATTTCTATTATGTTATCTATGGTACCTGGGATAGGGTATATTCCTATAGGACCTACTAATGCAACTATAATGCATATTCCTGTAATAATAGGGGCTATAGTTGAGGGGCCTGTAGTTGGAATGGCAGTTGGTTTTATATTTGGGTTAACGAGTATGCTTAGAGCATTAACAATGCCTACTATAACTTCGTTTGCATTTATAAACCCATTAGTGTCTATAATTCCGAGAGTATTAATAGGTATTGTGGCCTATTATGTTTATCAATTAGTTGTAAAATTAACTAAGAGTGTATGTTTATCTGGATGGTTATCTGGATTAATAGGTTCCTTAGTTAATACAATAGGTGTCTTAGGAATGATATACATATTGTATGGAGAAAGATATGCAAAAGCTCTAGGAGAGAGTGCTTCTGCAGCTAAGACCCTTATATTAACAATAGCAACTACAAATGGAATTCCAGAAGCGGTTGTTGGAGGATTTCTTGTATCTGCTGTTGCAGTTGTACTCAAGAAAAGGAAAAAATAG